DNA from Nitriliruptor alkaliphilus DSM 45188:
GATCAGGATGCGGCGGCGAGCCGCGGTGCACGGCGTGCGGTCGGCCCCGATTAGCTCGTGGAGGGCCGCACGAGGGTCGCCCCGGACACGATGCACGAAGTTGCCCAGTGGATGATCCGGAGCCGTCGGGTGGCTCACCTCCTGGAAGTGGCGGCGCTGAACGGTTCGCCCGCCAAGTGACCAGAATCCCACGACCGTGCGCTCGAAACGGGCGGCGAGCGTCCGTGCGTCGAGCGATGCCATCGGTGCTCCACTCGTGCTGTTGGTCGGCGCACGGCACGTTAGGTGCGCTCGTTGTCCTCGGTGGCTCCGCGCGCAGAGCACGGCTGACGATGGACTGGAGATCTCACAGCGCCCGGAGGAAGTCGTCGAACGACCGGCTCATGAAGGCCGCCCCCAGGACTTGGGGCATGGTGGCCCGGTGGTCGATGTCACCGTGGTGGTCACCGTCGGGCAGCAGGTTCACTGCAACCCCGTCCCCTGTCGAGGTGATCCGAAGGGTGACATCGTCGACCTGGACGGTCCTGGCACCTGGCTGGTCGGGCTGGGCCTGCTCCAGGAGGGCAGGGACCGCGATGGTGAGCCACCGTGGGTCGGCATGGTCGTCGCCGGGGCCACTGATCATCAGGGGTGCGCTCCAGCGCACGAAGGCCTCGACGGGCTCGCGGAGCCCCTCGCCGAACTCGGTCAGCTCGTAGATCGGGCGGGTGGCCTCGGTACTGCGCGTGATGATCCCGAGTTCCGCCAGGCGGGCGAGCCGTTCGGTGAGCAGGTTCGTCGCGATGCCGGGAAGCCCGTGCTGCAGGTCCCTGAACCGCGCTGGCCCCATGAGGAGTTCGCGCACGATCAGCAGGGTCCACCGGTCGCCCACCACGTCGAGCGCCCGTGCGAGACCGCAGAACTGGCCGTAGTCCTTCGCCATCCCGAACCCGATCGCCCACGAGAGCTCGTCGCTTGATAATCTAAAGTGTACCGGGAGAAGGGGGTCGGATGGTCAGGCTGGGGTCCAACGAGGTCCACTACGTCGACGCGGGCCGAGGACCCACGCTCCTGATGCTGCACGGCAACCCGACCTCGTCCGTCGTGTGGCAGCAGGTGATCGACCGGCTCTCGCCCTCGTTCCGTTGCATCGCTCCTGACTACCCGGGGTTCGGCAGGTCGGTCGCGGGCGACGGGTACGGCTTCTCACCGCAGGAACATGCTGAGGTCGTCGCCCAACTCATCGAGCACCTCGACCTGCGCGACTACACCCTCGTGATGCAGGACTGGGGTGGGCCCATCGGCATCGCCGCCGCCTCCCGCGACCCGTCGCGTGTGTCCGGGCTCGTCATCGCCAACACGTGGGCCTGGCCCCTGAACGGCATCCCCAAGGTCGAGGTCATGTCTCGGCTGCTGGGCGGCCCGCTCGGACGGTTCGCCATCAGACGGTTCAACCTGTTCGTCAACGCGACGCTTCCGATGGGCCACCGTCTCCGCGAGCTCTCAGCGGCCGAGATGGAGCAGTACCGCGCGGCGTTCCCCACGCCGGCGGCGCGAGTGCCCACGGCTGTCTTGCCTCGTGCTCTCACCAAGGA
Protein-coding regions in this window:
- a CDS encoding winged helix-turn-helix transcriptional regulator, encoding MAKDYGQFCGLARALDVVGDRWTLLIVRELLMGPARFRDLQHGLPGIATNLLTERLARLAELGIITRSTEATRPIYELTEFGEGLREPVEAFVRWSAPLMISGPGDDHADPRWLTIAVPALLEQAQPDQPGARTVQVDDVTLRITSTGDGVAVNLLPDGDHHGDIDHRATMPQVLGAAFMSRSFDDFLRAL
- a CDS encoding alpha/beta fold hydrolase, with protein sequence MVRLGSNEVHYVDAGRGPTLLMLHGNPTSSVVWQQVIDRLSPSFRCIAPDYPGFGRSVAGDGYGFSPQEHAEVVAQLIEHLDLRDYTLVMQDWGGPIGIAAASRDPSRVSGLVIANTWAWPLNGIPKVEVMSRLLGGPLGRFAIRRFNLFVNATLPMGHRLRELSAAEMEQYRAAFPTPAARVPTAVLPRALTKEREFLAHCEASISHFSDLAALIVWADRDIAFGRKELERWQRLLPHSTTVPIAGAGHFLQSDAPDAVAEAIAAWAGVQAADGPGVGEPR